The following are from one region of the Candidatus Rokuibacteriota bacterium genome:
- the yfbR gene encoding 5'-deoxynucleotidase, protein MTSVAISHFFAYLSRMKFIRRWGLMHNTYAENIQEHSLRVAMIAHALAIIRNRRFAGSANPERTALLALYHDAGEVLTGDLPAPVKHFNPEIRAAYNEIEGAAKRKLFNMLPEELKEDYAPFFVSAEADRTHRGLVRAADKLCAYIKCLEEIAAGNQEFAKAEKALGKQVEELDLPEVRYFVEKFVPGFRLTLDELG, encoded by the coding sequence ATGACGAGCGTCGCCATCAGCCATTTCTTCGCCTATCTTTCCCGAATGAAGTTCATCCGGCGCTGGGGTCTGATGCACAACACCTACGCCGAGAACATCCAGGAGCATAGCTTGCGTGTGGCGATGATCGCTCACGCGCTGGCAATTATCCGCAATCGGCGATTTGCGGGGAGCGCGAACCCGGAAAGAACGGCCCTGCTGGCCCTCTATCACGATGCCGGTGAGGTACTCACCGGCGACCTCCCGGCTCCCGTCAAGCACTTCAACCCCGAGATCCGGGCTGCATACAACGAGATCGAGGGGGCGGCGAAACGGAAACTTTTCAACATGCTTCCTGAGGAGCTGAAGGAGGACTACGCACCGTTCTTTGTTTCCGCGGAGGCCGACCGGACTCATCGAGGTCTGGTCAGGGCAGCGGACAAGCTCTGCGCGTACATCAAGTGCCTGGAGGAGATTGCGGCGGGCAATCAGGAGTTCGCGAAGGCCGAGAAGGCTCTCGGGAAGCAGGTCGAGGAGCTCGATCTGCCGGAAGTGCGGTACTTCGTGGAGAAATTCGTTCCCGGCTTCAGGCTGACGCTTGACGAGCTGGGCTGA
- a CDS encoding putative glycolipid-binding domain-containing protein encodes MKRDVMWARESGPGLEHLRLVQDSAGIAADGVILGVEDDVPFRARYEIRCDARWRVREVSLGLLGGRGQGLTLRADGEGRWRAESGDAVPQLDGCIDVDISVTPFTNTLPIRRLALRPGEAAEITVAYLSVPELELKPAKQRYTCLHLDRDGGVYRYEGLLSGFTAELQVDADGLVVEYPGIFRRVWPQ; translated from the coding sequence ATGAAACGAGACGTCATGTGGGCGCGGGAGAGCGGGCCGGGGCTCGAGCACCTGCGCCTGGTGCAGGACAGCGCGGGGATTGCGGCGGACGGCGTGATTCTCGGCGTGGAGGATGACGTTCCGTTCCGCGCCCGGTACGAGATCCGTTGCGACGCGCGGTGGAGAGTTCGGGAGGTGAGTCTGGGTCTTTTGGGCGGTCGTGGTCAGGGACTCACGCTCCGTGCGGACGGCGAAGGCCGCTGGCGCGCAGAGTCGGGCGATGCCGTTCCGCAGCTCGACGGTTGCATTGACGTGGATATCTCCGTGACGCCGTTCACCAACACCCTGCCGATCCGGCGGCTGGCGCTGAGACCCGGCGAGGCCGCTGAGATCACGGTGGCCTATCTGAGCGTTCCCGAGCTGGAGTTGAAGCCGGCGAAGCAACGGTACACGTGTCTGCACCTGGACCGGGATGGAGGAGTGTACCGGTACGAGGGTCTGCTGAGCGGGTTTACCGCCGAGCTCCAGGTCGATGCCGACGGGCTGGTCGTGGAGTACCCTGGCATATTCCGAAGGGTGTGGCCTCAATGA
- a CDS encoding type II toxin-antitoxin system PemK/MazF family toxin, which translates to MEIRKWHAYIADLNPRRGTEPGKIRPVIVVQTDLLNGVHPSTVVCPVTTNIQPKVRILRVHLAAGEAGLKVKSDIMVDQVRAIDNRRFIEKLGKIARASQARLAENLKILLT; encoded by the coding sequence ATGGAGATCAGGAAGTGGCATGCGTATATCGCGGATCTGAATCCCCGGCGAGGGACTGAGCCGGGCAAAATTCGGCCGGTGATCGTCGTGCAGACCGACCTGCTCAACGGAGTTCATCCTTCAACGGTAGTATGCCCGGTCACCACAAACATCCAGCCCAAAGTCCGAATCCTGAGGGTGCATCTCGCAGCCGGAGAGGCGGGGCTGAAGGTGAAATCCGACATCATGGTGGATCAAGTTCGTGCGATCGACAATCGGCGGTTCATCGAGAAGCTGGGGAAAATTGCCCGTGCGAGTCAGGCGCGGCTCGCGGAGAACCTGAAGATCCTTTTGACGTAA
- a CDS encoding radical SAM protein — MDLQVRLAILAEAATGDREHGLPKGLGSGNSVGVRKVRLPGGGSTNIMRVMQTNACSLSCGYCPTFCGGKVKRTALAPEEVAATFMEAHRKGWAQGLFLTSGVPGKPVRPMDRMLAAVEILRKKEGFGGYVHIKLLPGAEPAQVEQAARLTNRISINLEAPGDTYIRRLAREKDFSGDLLPKLELAGRLLRHARQEWRPGDVRPAGTTTQFVVGPSGEQDREILGLVARLEREQLLHHAHFSAFQPVVGTPMEGERATPGMRELRLYQAEHLLRQYGFRFEELVFDADGNLPLDHDPKTAWALRQAEVFPLDVMTAPYELLLRVPGVGPKAALTLAQERRRSVIRWLGDLKCIGVDTARAGYFLALRGRRLARALPAHQLRLFPHGQHLPQAAWKTEVPPCAYR, encoded by the coding sequence GTGGATCTGCAGGTCAGGCTCGCGATTCTGGCCGAGGCCGCCACCGGCGACAGGGAGCACGGGCTCCCCAAGGGCCTGGGCAGCGGGAACTCGGTGGGGGTCAGGAAGGTCCGCCTTCCGGGCGGGGGCTCCACGAACATCATGCGCGTCATGCAGACCAACGCGTGCTCCCTCTCCTGCGGCTACTGCCCCACCTTCTGCGGGGGCAAGGTCAAGCGCACCGCGCTCGCGCCCGAGGAGGTGGCCGCCACCTTCATGGAGGCCCATCGCAAAGGCTGGGCCCAGGGCCTCTTCCTCACCTCGGGAGTGCCCGGCAAGCCGGTGCGCCCGATGGATCGGATGCTCGCGGCCGTCGAGATCCTGCGCAAGAAGGAAGGCTTCGGGGGCTACGTCCACATCAAGCTCCTCCCCGGCGCCGAGCCGGCTCAGGTCGAGCAGGCCGCGCGGCTCACGAACCGCATCTCGATAAATCTGGAAGCGCCGGGTGACACCTACATCAGGAGGCTCGCCAGGGAGAAGGATTTCAGCGGCGACCTCCTCCCCAAGCTCGAGCTGGCCGGTCGCCTCCTTCGCCATGCGCGTCAGGAGTGGCGACCTGGAGACGTGAGGCCCGCGGGGACGACGACCCAGTTCGTCGTCGGTCCGTCCGGGGAGCAGGACCGGGAAATCCTCGGCCTCGTGGCCCGGCTCGAACGGGAGCAGCTCCTCCACCATGCCCACTTCAGCGCCTTCCAGCCCGTGGTGGGGACGCCGATGGAAGGCGAGCGGGCGACGCCAGGCATGCGCGAGCTTCGCCTCTACCAGGCCGAGCACCTGCTCCGCCAGTACGGCTTTCGCTTCGAGGAGCTGGTCTTCGACGCCGACGGCAACCTCCCCCTGGACCACGATCCCAAGACCGCGTGGGCGCTCCGCCAGGCCGAGGTCTTTCCGCTGGACGTCATGACAGCGCCCTACGAGCTCCTCCTCCGGGTGCCCGGCGTCGGGCCGAAGGCGGCGCTCACGCTGGCCCAGGAGCGGCGGCGGAGCGTGATCCGCTGGCTCGGGGACCTCAAGTGCATCGGCGTGGACACGGCCCGCGCGGGCTACTTCCTCGCGCTCCGGGGGCGGCGGCTCGCTCGCGCGCTCCCGGCCCACCAGCTCCGTCTCTTCCCCCACGGCCAGCACCTCCCCCAGGCCGCGTGGAAGACCGAGGTCCCCCCGTGCGCGTACCGGTGA
- the amrS gene encoding AmmeMemoRadiSam system radical SAM enzyme codes for MAETVSLEQVLSRLAREGELYERLPEGRVRCYACGHRCLIPPGQKGICKVRWNEDGRLMVPTGYVAALQLDPVEKKPFFHAYPGSRALSFGMLGCDYHCGYCQNFLTSQALRDPIAGVPPQEITPTQIVDLAFRHRARILTTTYNEPLITSEWAIEVFKEGKAHGLTCSYVSNGNATPEVLDYIRPWVDLYKVDLKGFDDKDYRKLGGVLKVVLDAIRLLHQKGFWLEIVTLVVPGFNDSDEELRDIAKFLVSVSPDIPWHVTAFHQDYKMTDRANTTAKALIRAAEIGVAEGLRYVYAGNIPGRVGPFENTYCPSCKTVLIERVGYTILKDLLTPTRGLCPSCETRIPGVWG; via the coding sequence ATGGCGGAAACGGTCAGCCTGGAACAGGTCCTCTCCCGCCTCGCCCGGGAGGGCGAGCTCTACGAGCGGCTCCCGGAGGGCCGCGTCCGCTGCTACGCCTGCGGCCATCGGTGCCTGATCCCGCCGGGCCAGAAGGGCATCTGCAAGGTCCGCTGGAACGAGGACGGCCGCTTGATGGTCCCTACCGGTTACGTCGCCGCGCTCCAGCTCGACCCCGTCGAGAAGAAGCCCTTCTTCCACGCCTACCCCGGCTCGCGCGCGCTGTCGTTCGGCATGCTCGGATGCGATTACCATTGTGGTTATTGTCAGAACTTTTTGACCTCCCAAGCCTTGCGCGATCCGATAGCGGGTGTTCCCCCTCAGGAGATCACTCCCACGCAGATCGTTGACCTGGCCTTCCGCCACCGGGCTCGCATTCTCACCACCACCTACAACGAGCCCTTGATCACCAGCGAGTGGGCGATCGAGGTCTTCAAGGAAGGGAAGGCGCACGGGCTCACGTGCTCCTATGTCTCGAACGGCAACGCCACGCCCGAGGTGCTGGACTACATCCGGCCGTGGGTGGACCTCTACAAGGTGGACCTCAAGGGCTTCGACGACAAGGACTACCGGAAGCTGGGGGGGGTCCTCAAGGTCGTGCTCGACGCGATCCGCCTCCTGCACCAGAAAGGCTTCTGGCTCGAGATCGTGACGCTCGTGGTCCCGGGCTTCAACGACTCCGACGAGGAGCTGCGGGACATCGCGAAGTTCCTGGTCTCGGTCTCCCCCGACATCCCCTGGCACGTCACCGCGTTTCACCAGGACTACAAGATGACCGACCGGGCCAACACGACGGCGAAGGCCCTGATCCGCGCGGCGGAGATCGGCGTTGCCGAAGGGCTCCGCTATGTCTATGCGGGGAACATTCCCGGGCGGGTCGGGCCCTTCGAGAACACCTACTGTCCGTCCTGCAAGACCGTCCTCATCGAGCGCGTCGGCTACACGATCCTGAAGGACCTCCTCACCCCGACCCGGGGGCTGTGCCCGTCCTGCGAGACGCGGATCCCCGGGGTTTGGGGCTAG
- a CDS encoding aspartate aminotransferase family protein: MATLSPADLVKHDQDHQIHSLHHPLEHAEPMIIVRGRGAVITDVQGREYIDGLSGLWNVSVGHGREELAEAAASQMRELAYYSNYVGFSNIPAITLADRLIGLAYKNMQAVFFTCGGAESNEAAFKTARFYWKAKGKPDKVKIIARRDAYHGVTLQAMSATGMPPYWKMFEPRVPGFLHIQSPYAYRFQGAKPGETVGQAAARELEEAILREGPDTVAAFIAEPIIGGGGVIVPPDDYFPRIREVCTRHQVLFIADEVITGFCRTGQWFALTHWRVEPDIMSFAKGVTSGYLPLGGIMVSREIKEAIDSVPLDSRWMHAHTYSGHPTCCAVGLKNLEIMERERLWENAARMGTRLHHGLGQAFGDHPHVGDIRGGKGLLAAIELVADRGTKAAFPADKKAGERVRAEMTKRGVLTRTRVDSVFFAPPLVINEAQVDRLIAVTRDAVTAVLGV, translated from the coding sequence ATGGCCACGTTGAGCCCAGCGGATCTCGTGAAGCACGACCAGGACCATCAGATCCACTCACTCCATCACCCGCTGGAGCACGCCGAGCCCATGATCATCGTGCGCGGGCGCGGCGCCGTGATCACGGACGTCCAGGGACGGGAGTACATCGACGGTCTCTCGGGCCTCTGGAACGTCAGCGTCGGGCATGGGAGGGAAGAGCTCGCCGAAGCCGCGGCGTCCCAGATGAGGGAGCTGGCGTACTACTCCAACTACGTGGGCTTCTCCAACATCCCGGCGATCACGCTGGCCGACCGGCTGATCGGGCTCGCCTACAAGAACATGCAGGCCGTGTTCTTCACCTGCGGCGGCGCCGAGTCCAACGAGGCGGCCTTCAAGACGGCGCGCTTCTACTGGAAGGCCAAGGGGAAGCCCGACAAGGTGAAGATCATCGCCCGGCGCGACGCCTACCACGGCGTAACGCTCCAGGCCATGAGCGCTACCGGCATGCCCCCCTACTGGAAGATGTTCGAGCCGCGTGTCCCGGGCTTCCTCCACATCCAGTCGCCCTACGCCTACCGCTTCCAGGGCGCCAAGCCCGGCGAGACGGTGGGGCAGGCGGCCGCGCGTGAGCTCGAGGAGGCGATCCTCCGTGAAGGGCCCGATACGGTCGCAGCCTTCATCGCCGAGCCGATCATCGGCGGCGGCGGCGTGATCGTCCCTCCCGACGACTACTTCCCGCGCATCCGCGAGGTCTGCACGCGCCACCAGGTCCTCTTCATCGCCGACGAGGTGATCACCGGCTTCTGCCGGACCGGTCAGTGGTTCGCGCTGACCCACTGGCGCGTGGAGCCCGACATCATGTCCTTCGCCAAAGGGGTCACCTCGGGCTACCTGCCCCTCGGCGGGATCATGGTGTCGCGCGAGATCAAGGAGGCCATCGACTCGGTCCCGCTGGACAGCCGTTGGATGCACGCCCACACGTACTCGGGCCACCCGACCTGCTGCGCCGTGGGGTTGAAGAACCTGGAGATCATGGAGCGCGAGCGCCTCTGGGAGAACGCGGCGCGCATGGGGACGCGCCTTCACCACGGCCTCGGGCAGGCCTTTGGCGATCACCCGCACGTGGGCGACATCCGGGGCGGGAAGGGGCTCCTGGCGGCCATCGAGCTGGTTGCCGACCGCGGGACGAAGGCCGCGTTTCCGGCGGACAAGAAAGCCGGGGAGCGGGTCCGCGCCGAGATGACGAAGCGAGGCGTGCTTACGCGGACCCGTGTCGACTCGGTCTTCTTCGCCCCGCCGCTCGTCATCAACGAGGCTCAGGTGGACCGCCTGATTGCCGTGACGCGCGACGCTGTGACGGCTGTCCTCGGCGTCTAG
- a CDS encoding gamma-glutamylcyclotransferase, which translates to MSTGSDLLFAYGTLMRGFRLHHLIAEQAELVGEGTVNGRLLDLGSYPGAVREEPGAIHGEVYRLSAPALLAILDREEGYRPDAPGQDLYLRHLTAVRLSDGREVTAWIYWYHGPRGRAVPIPGGDYRQHVPARALRR; encoded by the coding sequence GTGAGCACTGGCTCCGACCTCCTCTTCGCGTACGGCACCCTCATGCGGGGCTTCAGGCTCCACCATCTGATCGCCGAACAGGCCGAGCTCGTGGGGGAGGGGACGGTGAACGGACGACTCCTGGACCTGGGGTCCTATCCGGGCGCGGTTCGCGAGGAGCCCGGCGCCATCCATGGCGAGGTCTATCGCTTGAGTGCGCCCGCGCTGCTCGCGATCCTGGACCGGGAGGAAGGTTATCGCCCCGACGCGCCCGGCCAGGACCTGTATCTTCGCCATCTCACCGCGGTGCGCCTGTCCGACGGGCGCGAGGTGACGGCGTGGATCTACTGGTATCACGGGCCGCGCGGCCGCGCGGTGCCCATCCCCGGCGGCGACTATCGGCAGCACGTTCCCGCTCGAGCCCTTCGTCGGTAG
- a CDS encoding redoxin domain-containing protein: protein MKRLAVTLFALALLGTALAAAAAPDKPLAVGSQAPDFTLTDQQGKSFRLSEVLAKRQYVVLAFYVLAFTPG, encoded by the coding sequence ATGAAGCGCCTCGCAGTGACGCTGTTCGCTCTGGCGTTGCTCGGGACCGCGCTTGCGGCGGCTGCGGCGCCTGACAAGCCTCTCGCCGTCGGTAGCCAGGCTCCGGACTTCACCCTGACGGACCAGCAGGGCAAGTCCTTCCGCCTGTCCGAGGTCCTCGCGAAGCGCCAGTACGTTGTCCTGGCTTTCTACGTTCTCGCCTTCACTCCGGGGTGA
- a CDS encoding thioredoxin family protein — MAVASTQVRADCIEATEFPDLSRQYAVMAVPKIVINDRVQFEGALPERQFLDAVLRAVNGGGTPA; from the coding sequence ATGGCGGTGGCGTCGACCCAGGTCCGGGCCGACTGCATCGAGGCCACCGAGTTTCCCGACCTCTCGCGCCAGTACGCGGTGATGGCCGTGCCGAAGATCGTGATCAACGACCGCGTCCAGTTCGAGGGGGCGCTCCCCGAGCGCCAGTTCCTCGACGCGGTGCTCCGGGCTGTCAACGGAGGGGGGACGCCCGCATGA